GCGCGGTCTCGGCTACGAATCCGGCAGCAACGGAGCTGCCGGATGGTGGTCGAGAATCCCCCAACGATCGACGCCGAACTGAGCGCGGACTTCCTCCACGAGGTGTCCGACATCGGACGCTTGCGGGTGGGATGGTCGCATACGCGGGCGGCTCGTGGCGCGCCGGGGGTCGATCGGGTGACCGTGGCCCGGATCATCTCCCAGGCGGAGCAGGTGCTCGCGAGCCTCCAGCGACAGCTCCGCAGCGGGCGCTATCGGCCGCCGCCGCTCCGGCGCACGTTCATGCCCAAGGCCGACGGCACCTTCAGGGTGGTCGGCATCCCGACCGTCACCGATCGGATCGTGCAGGGTGCCGCGACGCTGGCGCTGCACGATCGCCTCGGGCCGAAGTTCTCCGATGCGAGCTTCGCCTATCGCCCACTGCTCGGCCCGAAGCGAGCGGCCGAGCAGCTCGCGACGTTGTTGCGACCGGGATCCTGGGCCGTCATCGCCGACGTCGAACGCTTCTTCGACGCCGTCGATCACGGGCGTCTCCTCGCGCTCGTGTCGGAGGCGGGGGTCGACGCGGCGGGCGTGAAACTGATCGAGGCCTGGTTGCGGGCGCCGGTCGAGGATGGGCAGTTTCGTCTGCAGCCCGTGAAGGGTCTGCCCCAGGGCGGGCCGATCTCGCCGATCCTGACCAATCTCTATCTCACCGGATTCGATCGCGCGCTCGAGCAGCGTGGGGACCCGCACGTGCGGTTCGCCGACGACTTCGTGATCGTCGCGCGCTCCGGGGAGCATGCGCGGGAGATCCTGACGTTCATCACCGATTGGCTCCGCCGCGAGCGCATGCTGGCGATCAAGGCAGCCAAGACCCTGTTTACTCCGGTCGAGCAGGGCTTCGTCTTCGTCGGGTTGCTCTTCACTGCGACGACGCGGACGTTGCCGGCGGAGAAGGCCGAGGGCTTCAAGACCCGGGTCGCGACCCTACTCACCGACCCGCCGACGCTCGAGGTTGCCGAGGTCGTGCGGCGGCACAACGATCTGGTGCGTGGTTGGCGCAACTACTACGGGGCGGTGACGCCGGAGCTGGACGCTCAGCTGCACGCATTGGAGCGCTGGCGGCATGCGCGCGCCACGGCGTTCTGGAAGGCGCGGAACGTCGACGAGCGGCTCGGCAGGGCCGCGCTCGAGTCGTTGAGCGTCGATCCCGAGCGGACGGCCGAGCCCATAGTCGAGTACGCGCGGTGGCCGGAGGCGCCCGACCCGCCACATGCGATCCCCGGCGACGATCCCGATCCGTGGCAGCTCGTGCACTGGCCCCGGGGGGCGCGACCGGCACGTGTCTTCTCGACGAGGTCGGCGCTCCGGAACCATGCGATCGGCGAGCGGCAACGGCCGCTCCTGACCGCGGATCGCGTGCTGCACGTGCCGACCCACGGCTCGTACCTCACGCGGCGGAAGGGCGTGCTCGTCGTCCGGCGGAAGAAGCAGCCGGTCTTCGAATGCGCGCGCCGCGAGGTCGGCCTCGTCACGGTCAGCGGTCAGGGCGTGGCGCTCTCCAGTACCGCGCTTCTCGAGCTCGCGCAGCGCCGTGTCAGTGTCATCCTGACGTCCGCCGGGGGTGCACCGGTGGCGCGCGTGGTGCCCGTGCGGTCGGAGCGGCGCGTCCGGTTGCTGGAGGCGCAGCTTCACGCCCGGAGCGACGTGCGTGGGGCGACCCTGGCGCGCGCGATCGTCGCCGCCAAGATCCGGAATCAGCGCGCGCTGCTGCTCTACCACGCCAAGTACCGCCGGCGGCCAGCCGCCGTCATCCGCGAGCTGGAGCGCGCGGCGGCGGCGATCGGCGAGTGCGTCGTCGCGGTCCATGGTCTGCTCGGGGCGACGCTCGCCGATACGCGGCGCCCGCTCTTCCTGATCGAAGCCCGGGCGGCGGGTCACTACTGGCGCGCGATCGACCGGCTGGTGCCTCCGGACTGGGAGTTTCCGGGTCGGCGTGGACGGGGAGCCCACGATCCAATGAATGCGCTCCTGAACTACGGCTACGCGCTGCTCGCCAATCGGGTGTGGTGGGCGATCGAGCGCCAGGGGCTGCATCCGTATCTCGGGTTCCTTCATACCAGTCGCCGCGCGCGTCCTGGTCTGGTGTTCGACCTGATGGAGGAGTTCCGGCAGCCGCTGGTCGATCGCGCGATCCTCGGTTTGATCGGGCGCGGGAGCCGCGTGGTGATGCGGCAACACGGCCGCCTCGCGATGCGAACTCTCCGCCGCGTCGACCGTGCCATCGAGCGCGGGCTCGAACGGCGGCTGCGACGCCGAGCCGGGAACACGTTGGCCGGCGAGATCGTCGGGAGCGCCCGCGCGATCCGCCGAACGCTGATGGAGGGTGGCTCCTATCGTGGCCACCGGATGGCATGGTGACGCGCCTCATCATCTACGACGTTGCCGACGCCAAGCTGCGGGCGTGGTGCGAGGCGCTGCTCGAATCCCGCGGCGCCGTCCGCGTGTTTCGGAACGTGATGAGGTTGAGTTGCTCGCCCGAGGTCTGGGCGGGCGCACGGAGGATGATGCGGCGGCGGCTCGCGTCGTACCCACACCGCGTGCTGGCCGTCGAGACGACGCCGCGTCAGCTCGCGCAAACCTGCTGGCTCATCGGACCAGTACGAACGGAGGAGGCCGAAGATGCTCTTACACGTCATTGCGGCGTATTCCGCCGACATTCCCGAGTTGCAGGGGAGGCAAGGGGTCATCGTCCGCCGCGCCCGTGACGGCATCGTCACCGCGGTCGAGTGCGCGATCGTGACCGAACAGGGTCGGTCGTTCGCGCGGCCAAAGCAGGTCGTACCCGAGGGGCTGCCAGCCCCCGCGTTTACCCTACGGTTCGCGGTGTTCCGCCGTGAGATTGCCACGCACGGTGTCGGGATCGTCGTCCAACCCGACGATCGCAAGACCAACCTCGATCCTGAGCAGCGGCTGATGGCGCCGCGCTATGCCGGCGACCAGCGCATCTACTACGAGTTCCAGCGCGGCGAGGTGATGTTCGTGTCGCCGAAAGGCGACGTCGAGGTCCGATTGGTCGCGGTGGACTCGCAGACCGGGGAGGTCGGTACGCGGACCGTCGCCCATTTCCACACGCGCTACTTCGGGCTGGTTGCTCGCTGTGAGGCCGAGCTGCGTGGCACCGGGCAGCTGTTTCCCCCGCCCTCTCGGACGAGCGCCAAACGCTTTGCCGTGCCCAAAGGCGAGGTCAATCTCCGGTTCGGCCGCGAGCCGCGCGAGCTGCCGGACGACGAGATCGAAGGCGACGGCCGGGCCGAACATTTCGACCCCTCCGGCGAAGCGGCCGCGCCATCGCCGGCATTCGCCGGCGATCCGGACGGCAACTTCAGCGGGCCGTCGTAGATCGACGGCGCCCACATTTCCTGAGCGGACTTCTCCGGGCAGAGTACGATGCTCGTTGAGAAGTTGCTCGACACGGCGCTCGTATTTCTTCCATCTCAAGCGATAGTCCAGCGGGAATCGTCGTGGTGGGACGACGGCGTACATGTCGTCGGGCTCGACCGACACCGTCTTCAAGATCACCGACGACGGTACGGTTTCAGTGTTCATGGACGCGACCGGGGATGGCGCGGGCCACGCTCTCGACCGTCCGGGATCGATCGACGCGGATGTGAACGGCAACGTCTACGTCGCGGGGGTCGTTTCCAACAACGCCTTCAAGATCACGCCGAGCGGGGTGATCACGCAGCTGATCGACCAGACTGGCGACGGCAAGCCGAACCACACGCTGAGCGGGCCACCGGGAATCGCGGTCGACCCGCAGGGCAACGTCTTCGTGACGAGCCTCCACAACCGCGCGTTCAAGATCTCCCCCTGATCGCGCGCCGAGAGCTTCGTCGGCCGAGCGGCGCCCGCCGATCTGCGCATGAGCCCGCGGCCTCGAACGGGCCGCCACTACCGAAATTTTCCGATCGCTATGGCAAACGGCTGTAACGAACGCGAACGTCCAAGTTTGGTGACTATGTAGCCACCCGGTGAGCGAGCAGGCAGCAAAGACGCTCGCGATGCGGACTGTGTGACTCCGGCGATGGCGTTCTCATCACGTGTCGCCGGGCCAGCGCGGCTGCTCAATCAGCCGAAGGCGTATGCCTCGGTACGGGACCGTCCCTACCAGGCGATGATCGAGCTCCTGTCGGCCGAGTCATTGCAGCGACGGCGGCGGCCTGAATGGGAGCTCCGTCGTGACGTATCAGGTTCCGATCGCCTTCAGGTAGGCCGGGAGGTCGAGCGACCAACGCTCCTTGCCGATGACCGTTTCCGTGGTTCGGCTGATGAGCACCTGGCGTCGCGCGCCGATGAGTGCCGCGACTTTGGCGAGCGCCGTCATGTGTGCGGGTGACGGCGCGGAGGTGAGCTTGATCTCGATGAGCTCGCGCATGCCGTCCGCATCGATCACCAGATCGACTTCCAGGCCGTCGTGGGCTCGGAAGAAATGGGCACTGAGCGACTCTCCTCGTGCCTGTCTCGCGGCGAGGATCTGCTCGATGACCCACCCCTCGAAGCTTGCGCCCACCCATGGTTGGCTCGGGAGATCGCCGTCGTTGGCGAATCCCAGGAGCGCGTGCAGCAGGCCGCTGTCTCGCCAATACAGCTTGGGTGCCTTGACCAGCCGCTTCTTGAGATTGGCTTCGAGGGGAGGAAGCAGCCGTACGAGATACGCACCCTCGAGGTGGTCGAGGTACGATCGCACGGTGTGGTACGACAGCCCGAGACTTTGCCCCAGAGCCGAGGCGTTGAGCGTGCCGCCATGCACCGCGGCCGTCATGC
Above is a window of Deltaproteobacteria bacterium DNA encoding:
- a CDS encoding ATP-binding protein, translated to MSQLTRRSSLRLVRRRLGEFPAVALLGARQSGKTTLARAIGGHYFDLERPADRTRLDLSWDKLVSGSKLVILDEAQEWPEVFPRLRGAIDERRRAMGRFLLLGSVSPALMTQVSESLAGRLALVELTPFHLGEVGADKADRLWRLGGYPDAGVLGRSTYPAWHESYLRLLASRDLPNWGLPSKPALTERLFRMTAAVHGGTLNASALGQSLGLSYHTVRSYLDHLEGAYLVRLLPPLEANLKKRLVKAPKLYWRDSGLLHALLGFANDGDLPSQPWVGASFEGWVIEQILAARQARGESLSAHFFRAHDGLEVDLVIDADGMRELIEIKLTSAPSPAHMTALAKVAALIGARRQVLISRTTETVIGKERWSLDLPAYLKAIGT
- the cas1 gene encoding CRISPR-associated endonuclease Cas1, which gives rise to MVVENPPTIDAELSADFLHEVSDIGRLRVGWSHTRAARGAPGVDRVTVARIISQAEQVLASLQRQLRSGRYRPPPLRRTFMPKADGTFRVVGIPTVTDRIVQGAATLALHDRLGPKFSDASFAYRPLLGPKRAAEQLATLLRPGSWAVIADVERFFDAVDHGRLLALVSEAGVDAAGVKLIEAWLRAPVEDGQFRLQPVKGLPQGGPISPILTNLYLTGFDRALEQRGDPHVRFADDFVIVARSGEHAREILTFITDWLRRERMLAIKAAKTLFTPVEQGFVFVGLLFTATTRTLPAEKAEGFKTRVATLLTDPPTLEVAEVVRRHNDLVRGWRNYYGAVTPELDAQLHALERWRHARATAFWKARNVDERLGRAALESLSVDPERTAEPIVEYARWPEAPDPPHAIPGDDPDPWQLVHWPRGARPARVFSTRSALRNHAIGERQRPLLTADRVLHVPTHGSYLTRRKGVLVVRRKKQPVFECARREVGLVTVSGQGVALSSTALLELAQRRVSVILTSAGGAPVARVVPVRSERRVRLLEAQLHARSDVRGATLARAIVAAKIRNQRALLLYHAKYRRRPAAVIRELERAAAAIGECVVAVHGLLGATLADTRRPLFLIEARAAGHYWRAIDRLVPPDWEFPGRRGRGAHDPMNALLNYGYALLANRVWWAIERQGLHPYLGFLHTSRRARPGLVFDLMEEFRQPLVDRAILGLIGRGSRVVMRQHGRLAMRTLRRVDRAIERGLERRLRRRAGNTLAGEIVGSARAIRRTLMEGGSYRGHRMAW